The genomic segment CTCCATCCCTCCCCTGCCTTCCTTTGTGCTCTAAACTGTGAGCCAGCCACCCGTTCATGCTAAGGCCGCATCTCTCACATCCTCCTGAAACATACCATTCCAGAAGAGtgatgcatttaaaaagaaattaattatcATCCTTGTTTGCTTTCTGCTCAGGGTccccccttcttctcctcctcctcctcaacaaTTCAATTGCTAACTTAGTTCATGCTGAGTGTTTATTTCTCTAAAATATCATCTGCCACTCAAAGCTCCTTCTCTCTCAAGCCATACTTGTAAAAGTTTTATGGGGAGGAACTAACCAGAACCAGTTCCTTTTTAAAGTACCtttctttattctattttaaGGCTTTCTTAAAAGGGAAATCTTATGTTCTGGGGCTTGGCTGAAGTACTCTGACATAGCAGATCCTCTTTGCTGTAGCCTCAAAAGGCAGAAATGAAGAGGGAGAATTTTcattcttcttcactttccttgCACCAGAAGGTGGAAAAATTAGTTTTGCCAAGAATTCTCCCTGGGTTTAGAGTGCTCCTTCCCAACTGATTCTATCATGCTCCCTTTGGGGTTTTCCAGTGTCAGGAAGAATCCGGGAAGGGAAAGCAGGAATCTAACCGTCCCATGCCTCTTCCAACCGTAGGGTTGTACTCTAAATGAATCAGCTTGCGGCAAttaaaacacagacacacatgggCACACTCACACCCACACAGAGCACAGGGCCTGGGATCAACTCTTAATCACCCACAAACTGTTTTTGATGGCAAGTCCCTGTTTCAGTGCCTCCATTTTCCATTTGTAAAATAAGAGAAACCAGCAGTGGAGGAAAATTGAATGAATCTGAATCtattaaataaactgaaatgaCCACCACTGCCACGACAACTAAGCAAAAACAGAAAGTCAAAAtaacataaattattttaattcattaaCCTGGCCACGTGTTGAGGAAGCAAAGATTAATTGTCCCGGTCAAGGGAAGTGGCTAGTCTGAGCTCTGGTGGGACGAAGGATAATAAGCATGTAATGGGAGAGATATATCCACAGGGCAGAAACGCAGGATAATCTATCAGATTCTGGTTGGATTCACATGATACGCTGAATCCTAAAGCTGGGTTAACGTAACACGGTCGCTGTGATCATATAACAGGCTATGCCCACCAAATAAATCATCTTAAGTCTCAGTTGGATGGCCTGGTACACATAGCATGCTAAGACAATGGTTGGGTTCCCACGACATGCTGTCTCAGAAAGCAACAACTGCATTTTAACCTAttctagcatgttgtgtgaatccagtctttCCATTTGCTGAATTCTAGTGAGCATCCATACCTGAGGACATGGCGTTCCTGTCTAAGTTTCCACCCTGCAAATTCAGAATTTGCAAAGTACAACCCTCCCTCGTTCTCACAGGACTGGGAATCTCTTTTGTATATCAAGGGACTTACCTTGAGAAACAGGGCACCCTTTGAAGACAAGGCATCTGTTCCTTTTCCGTTGGGGTAACAGTGATAGGCAGCATCCATAACTGGGTAGCGACTGGCGAAAAGCAGGCCACTGTTCACAAATTTGAAGGTACAGCAGCCGTGGCAGCTGTAGACTCCAACATCATACAGAACGTACTCAAAATAGCGGTGGAGCTGATCTTTCAACTTCTCTGCCGCCCTTTTGTCAAACACTTCCTGCAAGCACAGGAAGTCCAAGTTGGCAGGAAAGAAAGCGGAGATCTCGTGATCAAAGGGCTCATCcatattcttctttttcctcacaGAGGTCTTCTTCATAAGTGAGGCCTTGTAGAGGAGTTTACTGTTCACGTTGCTTTGGTCAACTGGCCCATCGCCAGAGCGCATCTTCACCAGGGACTCTCGCGAGGCAGTGTAGCTATCCAGGCTTCCAGAATCCCCTTCCTTTTGCTTATGGTTGGGTGTTTGGCCTTTCAGGATCTCAGCTTCCGATTCAGGGGAGCAGTTGACTGCTCCCTTGCTGTTATTCATGTGGCTTCCCATCCCATCAGCTTCGAGGTCTGAAACATGGCCGTTATCCTCTCCGCCTATGCGCACAATGCAAGTGTTGCCGTCTTCCCCGTCACCGGCATCTCCTGCAGCTTTGGCATCTTTGCCATCTTCCTGGTTGGAACCGGAGTTGTCCCCTTTGTACTCCATGGATGTGGTTCTCTTAATGCCCGTGTTGACTGCCCGGTTATTGCCATCTCCGCCTTGAGGGGAAACAAGGCTGCTGAAGCTTGCTGCACTGATAGAGGTGTTGGTGGGAGAATCAATGTAGATTTTGATCTGAGGCCTGCTTGCCCCATTCCGGATCCTTCGCCCAATTTCCTTTGCCCGTGCCTGTGTATTGAAAACATTGTTGAACCTCGCCAAGGAGTCTGGGAGCAAGCAGACGTTGGCGCTGCTAAAACAAAAGCTTTTCCCATTGCCCGTGGACTTCCACTCCGTGAGCAAGGTGCTTCCGTTGATCTGGCCTTTGTCCTGTAGCCTGGAATAAATGTATGGACGTCTCACGGACTGGAGGGGGGACCATAGTAGGAACCCAATCAGGGCAAAAGGAAGGGACACCACCAGCAGCGCTAGGTAGATGGGAGTGGTGATGATGACACAGAGAGCGTGGAAGTAGCACGGGTCATCTCCCCTTTGCCGTTTCTCATAGGTGGTAGGCACAAACGAGGCCACAAGCCTGTCTCCTAGCCAATAGCATGGGAAGATTAAGCCCCAGGAGAAGGAATGCAGTGCGGAAAGAAAGCCGTTAGGAAATGGGGAAGTGTATAAAACCATTGCAACTCAGTTAGGACACCCCTTCAGCACCTTCTACATGGTGTCACCACCGTCCACCATCCATCAGAACGTGGGTCTGCAGGCCAAGAGGGGGGAAGAACATTCTCCTGGCAAGATGGCGTCCTCTGGATCGCAATGAGCATTTATCCTCCCAAGGGCACCGACCGAATTCCGTTTAGGATGAGCAGAAGG from the Candoia aspera isolate rCanAsp1 chromosome 11, rCanAsp1.hap2, whole genome shotgun sequence genome contains:
- the SMPD3 gene encoding sphingomyelin phosphodiesterase 3, translated to MVLYTSPFPNGFLSALHSFSWGLIFPCYWLGDRLVASFVPTTYEKRQRGDDPCYFHALCVIITTPIYLALLVVSLPFALIGFLLWSPLQSVRRPYIYSRLQDKGQINGSTLLTEWKSTGNGKSFCFSSANVCLLPDSLARFNNVFNTQARAKEIGRRIRNGASRPQIKIYIDSPTNTSISAASFSSLVSPQGGDGNNRAVNTGIKRTTSMEYKGDNSGSNQEDGKDAKAAGDAGDGEDGNTCIVRIGGEDNGHVSDLEADGMGSHMNNSKGAVNCSPESEAEILKGQTPNHKQKEGDSGSLDSYTASRESLVKMRSGDGPVDQSNVNSKLLYKASLMKKTSVRKKKNMDEPFDHEISAFFPANLDFLCLQEVFDKRAAEKLKDQLHRYFEYVLYDVGVYSCHGCCTFKFVNSGLLFASRYPVMDAAYHCYPNGKGTDALSSKGALFLKVQVGSTPQDQRIVGYISCTHLQALAEDTTIRCEQLDLLQDWLADFRKSTSSSSTANPEELVAFDVVCGDLNFDNCSSDDKLEQQHSLFTRYKDPCRLGPGEDKSWAIGTLLDPKGLYDEEVCTPDNLQKTMESEEGRKAYLVFPTSKTQASSQKGRKGALKGNGRRIDYLLYSKEGLYLEWKVEVEEFSFITQLAGLTDHLPVAMRLMVSTGEEDS